In bacterium, one genomic interval encodes:
- a CDS encoding SPASM domain-containing protein → MYHLGLVANCGLDFKESEVGQLQQVRGAGKRISYQSYFASIGNILNGKWEKIWNAKSADDLRRKAYLMERCKKCQ, encoded by the coding sequence GTGTATCATCTAGGCCTAGTAGCCAACTGCGGTCTTGACTTCAAGGAAAGCGAGGTGGGTCAGCTACAACAGGTACGTGGAGCAGGAAAGAGGATATCATACCAGAGCTATTTTGCCTCGATAGGAAACATCCTGAACGGCAAGTGGGAGAAGATCTGGAACGCTAAATCGGCCGATGATTTACGGAGAAAGGCTTATTTGATGGAGAGGTGCAAAAAATGCCAGTAG
- a CDS encoding carbon-nitrogen hydrolase family protein → MRIGTFQFAGNHDIEKNYLAIMRGLNKAIEQNVDVLLMQECALCGYYEQMIDDERIYDLGKQDICQERIQQAIDKTNITLIFGRIQKLGNEIYNVVAILRKNNTCSYYAKRALWGWDKNNFSRGNEKGIFDTGNIRYATRICYEAEFPEYFRELFIEKVPIAFVSFAYTGEKDDIDKYELTKGHLRTRALENSMFIISSNNTSRYQLGPTTIINPSGRIIQIATRTEEELLVFDYEDYPMTFGRQGIIENAEYLLKDK, encoded by the coding sequence ATGAGAATAGGAACATTTCAATTCGCCGGGAATCACGATATAGAAAAAAACTACTTGGCAATCATGCGTGGTTTAAATAAAGCGATAGAACAAAATGTAGATGTATTATTGATGCAAGAATGTGCCTTGTGTGGGTATTATGAACAAATGATTGATGACGAAAGAATCTATGACCTAGGGAAGCAGGATATTTGCCAAGAAAGGATACAGCAGGCGATTGACAAAACAAATATTACCCTGATATTCGGCAGAATACAGAAATTGGGAAATGAAATATATAATGTGGTGGCAATATTACGTAAAAACAATACATGTTCGTATTATGCCAAAAGAGCATTATGGGGCTGGGATAAGAACAACTTTTCCAGAGGCAATGAGAAAGGTATTTTTGACACTGGGAATATAAGGTATGCTACAAGAATCTGCTACGAGGCAGAATTTCCCGAATACTTCAGGGAACTATTTATCGAAAAGGTTCCCATCGCTTTTGTTAGTTTTGCCTATACGGGAGAAAAGGATGATATTGATAAGTATGAATTAACCAAAGGGCATTTACGGACCAGGGCTTTGGAAAACTCAATGTTTATTATTTCTTCAAATAATACATCCAGATATCAATTGGGGCCAACAACCATAATAAACCCCTCAGGAAGAATTATTCAGATAGCAACTCGAACAGAAGAGGAATTGTTGGTGTTTGATTATGAGGATTATCCAATGACTTTTGGCAGACAAGGGATCATAGAAAATGCGGAATATCTATTAAAAGATAAATAG